A genomic window from Periophthalmus magnuspinnatus isolate fPerMag1 chromosome 16, fPerMag1.2.pri, whole genome shotgun sequence includes:
- the wnt4b gene encoding wingless-type MMTV integration site family, member 4b: MPTVSTVNRTAPLLLLLLWAICPTMATNWLSLARLPRSRPVSGAAPCARLRGLTPGQVGVCRARGEVMESVRKAAEMVIEECQHQFRNRRWNCSTTPRGINVFGRVMNQGTREAAFVHALSSAAVAVAVTRACTRGELERCGCDRKVRGVSPEGFQWSGCSDNLSYGVAFSQTFVDEPERAKGLSAGRPLMNLHNNEAGRKAILHNMQVECKCHGVSGSCELRTCWKVMPPFRRVGVVLKERFDGATEVRLTRIGSRPALLPRDPQVKPPAARDLLYLAPSPDFCHLDPDNGIPGTAGRRCNGTSRLAPDGCELVCCGPGYRAGRAEVVQRCSCKFSWCCSVRCQQCKNTVTIHTCRV, from the exons ATGCCAACTGTCTCCACTGTCAATCGAACGGcaccactcctcctcctgttgcTATGGGCGATCTGCCCCACCATGGCAACCAACTGGCT CTCCCTGGCGAGGCTGCCGCGCTCCAGGCCTGTGTCGGGGGCTGCTCCGTGCGCGCGGCTGAGGGGGCTGACCCCGGGGCAGGTGGGAGTGTGCAGGGCGCGGGGGGAGGTCATGGAGTCTGTGAGGAAAGCGGCCGAGATGGTCATAGAGGAG TGCCAGCACCAGTTCAGAAATCGTCGATGGAACTGCTCCACGACGCCTCGAGGAATCAATGTGTTTGGAAGAGTAATGAACCAAG GCACTCGTGAGGCGGCCTTCGTGCACGCCCTCTCCTCGGCCGCGGTGGCTGTCGCCGTGACACGCGCCTGCACCCGGGGGGAGCTAGAGCGCTGCGGCTGTGACAGGAAGGTCAGAGGGGTCAGCCCAGAGG GGTTCCAGTGGTCCGGGTGCAGCGATAACCTCTCCTACGGCGTGGCGTTCTCCCAAACATTTGTGGACGAGCCGGAGCGAGCCAAAGGGCTGTCCGCCGGCCGCCCGCTCATGAACCTCCACAACAACGAGGCGGGAAGAAAG gCCATCCTCCACAACATGCAGGTGGAGTGTAAGTGTCATGGCGTGTCGGGGTCATGTGAGCTCAGGACCTGCTGGAAGGTCATGCCCCCGTTCAGGAGGGTGGGGGTCGTTCTAAAGGAGCGTTTTGACGGAGCGACAGAG GTTCGGCTCACCCGTATCGGCTCGCGTCCCGCCCTGTTGCCCCGGGACCCCCAGGTCAAACCCCCCGCGGCCAGGGACCTGCTGTACCTGGCCCCCTCCCCGGACTTCTGTCACCTGGACCCGGACAACGGGATTCCTGGGACCGCCGGCCGAAGATGCAACG GAACCTCGCGCCTGGCTCCGGACGGCTGCGAGCTGGTGTGCTGCGGGCCCGGGTACAGGGCGGGGCGGGCCGAGGTCGTACAGCGCTGCTCTTGCAAATTCTCCTGGTGCTGCTCCGTGCGCTGCCAGCAATGTAAAAACACTGTCACCATTCACACGTGCAGAGTGTAA
- the cdc42l gene encoding cell division cycle 42, like: MQTIKCVVVGDGAVGKTCLLISYTTNKFPSEYVPTVFDNYAVTVMIGGEPYTLGLFDTAGQEDYDRLRPLSYPQTDVFLVCFSVVSPSSFENVKEKWVPEISHHCPRTPFLLVGTQVDLREDSNTIEKLAKNKQRPLYPESGEKLARELRAVKYVECSALTQRGLKNVFDEAILAALEPPETKPKRKCVLL, encoded by the exons ATGCAGACTATAAAATGCGTGGTGGTCGGGGACGGTGCAGTAGGAAAAACCTGCTTATTGATCTCCTACACAACAAACAAATTCCCCTCTGAATATGTTCCAAcg GTTTTTGACAACTATGCTGTGACGGTGATGATCGGAGGAGAGCCCTACACACTGGGGCTCTTTGACACCGCAG GTCAGGAGGATTACGACAGACTGCGGCCTCTGAGTTATCCACAAACAGACGTCTTCCTCGTGTGTTTCTCTGTTGTTTCGCCATCATCTTTTGAAAATGTCAAAGAAAAG TGGGTTCCGGAGATCTCTCACCATTGCCCCCGGACGCCGTTCCTTTTAGTGGGAACTCAAGTCGATCTCAGGGAAGACAGCAACACCATCGAGAAACTGGCAAAGAAcaaacagcgccccctatacCCCGAGAGCGGAGAGAAACTGGCTCGAGAGCTGAGGGCCGTCAAGTATGTGGAGTGCTCCGCTCTCACGCAG CGAGGCCTGAAGAATGTGTTCGACGAGGCCATTTTAGCCGCTCTGGAGCCGCCTGAGACGAAACCCAAGCGAAAGTGCGTCCTGTTGTAG